A genomic segment from Malus domestica chromosome 05, GDT2T_hap1 encodes:
- the LOC108174343 gene encoding embryogenesis-like protein, which translates to MNHQRSQIALCKLLFRHFSNPSPKLFSLNSISTSPAQRVSDSPPLPKPHILLNTPATNSHRFIHPALSISATQFAARRNVRQFSGGSDEFDQNQVVDTINLKFAEAREEIEMAMESKETVYFDEEAECARDSVKEVLELYEDLLAKVPESNKAALQRSMGLKIEQLKAELQQLNE; encoded by the coding sequence ATGAATCATCAACGTTCACAAATTGCACTTTGCAAATTGCTCTTCCGCCACTTTTCCAACCCTTCTCCGAAGCTCTTCTCCCTCAACTCAATCTCGACGAGTCCGGCTCAGCGCGTTTCCGACTCACCTCCATTGCCGAAACCCCACATTCTTCTCAACACACCCGCTACAAACTCCCACCGTTTTATCCACCCAGCTCTCTCGATTTCAGCGACCCAGTTCGCAGCTCGTCGGAATGTGAGGCAATTCAGTGGCGGGTCGGATGAGTTCGATCAGAACCAAGTGGTGGACACGATCAACCTCAAATTTGCAGAGGCGAGGGAGGAGATAGAGATGGCCATGGAGTCCAAAGAGACTGTTTACTTCGATGAGGAGGCCGAGTGCGCTCGTGATTCCGTGAAGGAAGTGCTGGAATTGTACGAAGATCTATTGGCTAAGGTGCCGGAGAGCAATAAGGCGGCGTTGCAGAGGTCGATGGGGCTCAAGATTGAGCAGTTGAAGGCGGAGCTTCAACAGCTGAATGAGTGA